From a region of the Dehalococcoidia bacterium genome:
- a CDS encoding hemerythrin domain-containing protein yields MATDQAMGAMPHPGMEVFTAEGESVGTVKEMQGRYFKVDAPMKPNFWLTADCIRRTNANTVTLRVDKDHLGDVKTDRPSQREAQSLYQATTTDPNISTSRTAGADIGRPLGNHAQRGATSAQGQGPSGGMSEPVGAIALLMQMHREAKTPFRQILDSGSGGQAAMRWNTLEPTLKLHEEMEEQHLYNPLKQEQGRGSEPGDWEPRHEREVQELSAMIAQADNLSPTDERWLPQIRRIHDALARHIDEEETTIFPRIQQVWDRERLERAGQQMQAMKQQRLGRTS; encoded by the coding sequence ATGGCCACCGATCAGGCCATGGGCGCCATGCCGCATCCGGGGATGGAGGTGTTCACCGCCGAGGGCGAGAGCGTCGGCACGGTGAAGGAGATGCAGGGCCGCTATTTCAAGGTCGATGCGCCGATGAAGCCGAACTTCTGGCTCACCGCCGACTGCATCCGACGGACCAACGCCAATACGGTCACGCTGAGGGTCGACAAGGACCATCTCGGCGACGTGAAGACGGACCGGCCGTCGCAGCGCGAGGCGCAGTCACTCTACCAGGCCACAACCACCGACCCGAACATCAGCACCAGCCGTACGGCCGGCGCCGATATCGGCCGGCCGCTCGGCAACCACGCCCAGCGCGGCGCAACCTCGGCGCAGGGCCAGGGTCCGTCCGGCGGCATGAGCGAGCCCGTTGGCGCGATTGCCTTGCTGATGCAGATGCACCGCGAGGCGAAGACGCCGTTCCGCCAGATCCTCGACAGCGGCAGCGGCGGCCAGGCGGCGATGCGCTGGAATACGCTGGAGCCAACGCTCAAGCTCCACGAGGAGATGGAGGAGCAGCACCTCTACAATCCGCTAAAGCAGGAGCAGGGCCGCGGCAGCGAGCCGGGCGACTGGGAACCGCGGCACGAGCGCGAGGTGCAGGAGCTGAGCGCGATGATCGCCCAGGCCGACAACCTCTCGCCGACGGACGAGCGCTGGCTGCCGCAGATCCGCCGGATCCACGACGCGCTGGCACGGCACATCGACGAAGAAGAGACGACGATCTTCCCGCGCATCCAGCAGGTCTGGGACCGCGAGCGCCTGGAGCGCGCCGGCCAGCAGATGCAAGCGATGAAGCAGCAGCGGCTGGGACGAACGTCCTGA
- a CDS encoding haloacid dehalogenase type II, with translation MGEFDPGAMRALTFDVGGTVFDWHHTIGDAVQQAARTKGVQLDAAAFANTWRRAMLQGVGEVRAGTLPWQNADALHRRALDQLLQDSPLAVLSSAERDDLTFAWHRLRAWPDAAPALARLRGRYTVVVLSILSFSLLVDSSKHAGIAWDGIISCEFIGRYKDDPAAYETAVRWLGLRPEQALMVAAHPWDLQGAARVGLRTAYVPRPGEWGEPETRDLTPPPGIDLAAAGFADLADRLGA, from the coding sequence ATGGGCGAGTTCGACCCCGGCGCGATGCGGGCGCTGACCTTCGACGTCGGCGGCACGGTCTTCGACTGGCATCACACCATCGGCGACGCGGTGCAGCAGGCAGCGCGGACGAAAGGCGTGCAGCTCGACGCGGCCGCCTTCGCCAATACCTGGCGCCGCGCGATGCTGCAGGGCGTGGGCGAGGTGCGCGCCGGCACGCTGCCCTGGCAGAACGCCGACGCCCTGCACCGCCGCGCCCTGGATCAACTGCTGCAGGATTCACCGCTGGCCGTGCTCTCATCCGCCGAGCGCGACGATCTGACCTTCGCCTGGCACCGGCTGCGCGCCTGGCCCGACGCGGCGCCGGCGCTGGCGCGGCTGCGCGGGCGCTACACCGTCGTCGTGCTCTCCATCCTCAGCTTTTCGCTGCTGGTGGACAGCTCGAAGCACGCCGGCATCGCCTGGGACGGCATCATCTCCTGCGAGTTCATCGGCCGCTACAAGGATGACCCGGCGGCCTACGAGACGGCCGTGCGCTGGCTGGGGCTGCGGCCGGAGCAGGCGCTGATGGTGGCGGCGCACCCGTGGGACCTGCAGGGCGCCGCGCGGGTGGGCCTGCGCACCGCCTACGTGCCCCGTCCCGGCGAGTGGGGCGAGCCGGAGACGCGCGACCTGACGCCGCCGCCGGGCATCGATCTGGCCGCGGCGGGCTTCGCCGACCTCGCCGACCGGCTCGGCGCCTGA
- a CDS encoding LLM class flavin-dependent oxidoreductase — protein sequence MSYEFGLFDWIDRREAPIGRIYEERLQLLEYADTAPFVCYHLAEHHQTPLGLAPSPALFLSSAAQRTRRIHLGPLVYLLPLYEPLRLIAEVAMLDQLSGGRLELGVGRGVSPYELGYHHVDPAQSRAIFRESLEVLRLGLTQERLTYHGQYLQYDDVPMVLRSAQQPYPPLWYATSTIESIPFAAEQGMNLMRLGPAAAMAEGTRRYWQVWEEHRNDPQRLGANIARPRLGMNRQILIAPAHEQALAEAETAFATWWQSFDYLWQLHGDSTYARRGGFAVQREQETIIAGSPATVREQIARAFAQSGCTYISFCFAWGSITHAQAMRSIKLFVEEVMPAFAAPATAPA from the coding sequence GTGTCCTATGAGTTCGGGCTGTTTGACTGGATCGACCGGCGCGAGGCGCCGATCGGCCGCATCTACGAAGAGCGGCTGCAACTGCTCGAGTACGCCGATACGGCGCCGTTCGTCTGCTACCACCTGGCCGAGCACCACCAAACGCCGCTCGGCCTCGCGCCCTCGCCCGCGCTCTTCCTCAGCAGTGCCGCGCAGCGCACCCGACGCATCCACCTCGGCCCGCTCGTCTACCTGCTGCCGCTCTATGAGCCGCTGCGGCTGATCGCGGAGGTGGCGATGCTCGATCAGCTCTCGGGCGGCAGGCTGGAGCTGGGTGTCGGCCGCGGCGTCTCGCCCTACGAGCTGGGCTACCACCACGTCGACCCGGCGCAGTCGCGCGCCATCTTCCGCGAGTCGCTGGAGGTGCTCAGGCTCGGCCTCACCCAGGAGCGACTGACCTACCACGGTCAATACTTGCAGTACGACGATGTGCCGATGGTGCTGCGCAGCGCCCAGCAGCCGTATCCCCCGCTCTGGTATGCCACCAGCACGATCGAGAGCATCCCCTTCGCCGCCGAGCAGGGCATGAACCTGATGCGGCTTGGCCCCGCGGCGGCGATGGCCGAGGGCACGCGCCGTTACTGGCAGGTGTGGGAGGAGCACCGCAACGATCCGCAGCGGCTGGGCGCGAACATCGCGCGGCCGCGGCTGGGCATGAACCGCCAGATCCTGATCGCGCCGGCGCACGAGCAGGCGCTGGCCGAGGCTGAAACCGCCTTCGCGACCTGGTGGCAGAGCTTCGACTACCTCTGGCAACTGCACGGCGATTCGACCTACGCGCGCCGCGGCGGCTTCGCCGTGCAGCGCGAGCAGGAGACGATCATCGCCGGCTCGCCGGCCACGGTGCGCGAGCAGATCGCCCGCGCCTTCGCGCAGAGCGGCTGCACCTACATCAGCTTCTGCTTCGCCTGGGGCAGTATCACGCACGCGCAGGCGATGCGCTCGATCAAACTCTTCGTCGAGGAGGTGATGCCCGCCTTCGCCGCGCCCGCCACCGCCCCGGCCTGA
- a CDS encoding HEPN domain-containing protein, whose protein sequence is MPETRRSRRRREDGAACMEEFLRKAEESLAGAEAELAAGRYNNCANRAYYACFQAAVYALWRAGVSIPADGRAWGHAFVQAEFSARLVNRRKLYPNEFKDTLTRLRDLRDTADYATTLITVTQAARAVHRAREYVAAVRSRQGNRQ, encoded by the coding sequence GTGCCCGAGACGCGCCGCAGCCGTCGGCGCAGAGAGGACGGCGCCGCTTGCATGGAGGAGTTTCTGCGAAAGGCCGAAGAGAGCCTGGCCGGCGCCGAGGCCGAACTTGCCGCCGGCCGCTACAATAACTGTGCCAACCGCGCCTACTACGCCTGCTTCCAGGCGGCCGTGTATGCGCTGTGGCGCGCGGGTGTTTCCATCCCCGCGGATGGCCGGGCGTGGGGGCACGCGTTCGTACAGGCGGAGTTCTCAGCGAGGTTAGTGAACCGGCGCAAGCTGTATCCGAATGAGTTTAAAGACACGCTGACGCGGTTGCGGGATCTGCGCGACACGGCGGACTATGCCACAACCCTGATCACCGTGACGCAGGCTGCGCGGGCAGTGCACCGGGCACGCGAATATGTCGCGGCCGTGCGTAGCCGGCAGGGGAACAGACAGTGA
- a CDS encoding AarF/ABC1/UbiB kinase family protein, translated as MAAPHVLRGRAARQGAAISPRLHDAGRRTALRLREAPSLRFAYAMAIAGQTLAGYRLVLLRRRRAPVAVRQAALRAEHQRNAERIYAAVLHLQGLMIKIGQTLGSNPAGVPAPYIDVLSRLQDAVPPRPWPLIRPAIEAGLGRSPEEAFARIEPRAVAAASLAQVHRATLHDGREVAVKVLYPGIERLVRSDLRVLRTLLWLESRFAGYPLQPVYDELAHNVPLEVDLLHEAEAMAEMAALLAGDAAVKIPRALPELSSRRVLVMEWIDGIKITDVAGLRAAGLDPQQLCERLTDLYCRQIFDFGFFHADPHPGNLFALRDGRLALVDFGLTRRLPRPVVRGLALLSRAIMTSDDAGAVEAFGLLGFRLRDSNNQEALIATANFFRAVTDPATYAAAAQAGDAEETLRAVNEAMRRANRANPFVDFPGEITLVSRVFGLMTGVGVGMGASPNVLQPVLRWTAPLLDGVTPSRPA; from the coding sequence ATGGCAGCTCCACACGTCCTCCGCGGGCGGGCCGCGCGGCAAGGCGCCGCGATCTCGCCGCGGCTGCATGACGCCGGCCGCCGCACCGCCCTGCGGTTGCGCGAGGCGCCCTCGCTGCGCTTCGCCTACGCGATGGCGATCGCCGGGCAGACGCTGGCGGGCTACCGGCTGGTGCTGCTGCGCCGGCGCAGGGCGCCCGTGGCCGTGCGCCAGGCCGCGCTGCGCGCCGAGCACCAGCGCAACGCCGAGCGCATCTATGCCGCCGTGCTGCACCTGCAGGGGCTGATGATCAAGATCGGGCAAACGCTCGGCTCGAACCCGGCCGGCGTGCCCGCGCCCTACATCGACGTGCTCTCCCGCCTGCAGGACGCCGTGCCGCCGCGTCCCTGGCCGCTGATCCGCCCGGCGATCGAGGCGGGCCTCGGCCGGTCGCCGGAGGAAGCGTTCGCCCGCATCGAGCCGCGCGCCGTGGCCGCCGCCAGCCTGGCACAGGTGCACCGTGCCACGCTGCACGACGGCCGCGAGGTCGCGGTCAAGGTGCTCTATCCCGGCATCGAGCGGCTGGTGCGCTCGGACCTGCGCGTGCTGCGCACCCTGCTCTGGCTGGAAAGCCGCTTCGCCGGCTACCCGCTGCAGCCGGTCTACGACGAGCTGGCGCACAACGTGCCGCTGGAGGTCGATCTGCTGCACGAGGCCGAGGCGATGGCGGAGATGGCGGCGCTGCTGGCCGGCGACGCCGCCGTGAAGATCCCGCGTGCGCTGCCCGAGCTCTCCAGCCGGCGGGTGCTGGTGATGGAGTGGATCGACGGCATCAAGATCACGGACGTGGCCGGGCTGCGCGCTGCCGGACTCGACCCGCAGCAACTCTGCGAGCGGCTGACCGACCTCTACTGCCGCCAGATCTTCGACTTCGGCTTCTTCCATGCCGATCCGCACCCCGGCAACCTCTTTGCCCTGCGCGACGGCCGCCTCGCCCTGGTCGACTTCGGCCTCACGCGCCGGCTGCCGCGGCCGGTGGTGCGCGGGCTGGCGCTGCTGAGCCGCGCGATTATGACCAGCGACGACGCCGGCGCCGTCGAGGCGTTCGGCCTGCTCGGCTTCCGCCTGCGGGACTCGAACAACCAGGAGGCGCTGATCGCCACGGCGAACTTCTTCCGCGCCGTGACCGACCCCGCGACCTACGCCGCTGCCGCCCAGGCCGGCGACGCGGAGGAGACGCTGCGGGCGGTGAACGAGGCGATGCGCCGCGCCAACCGCGCCAACCCGTTCGTCGACTTCCCCGGCGAGATCACGCTCGTCTCGCGCGTCTTCGGCCTGATGACGGGCGTGGGTGTGGGCATGGGAGCCTCGCCCAACGTGCTGCAGCCGGTGCTGCGCTGGACCGCGCCCCTGCTCGACGGCGTAACGCCCAGCCGGCCCGCATAA
- a CDS encoding OsmC family protein, protein MYGTLAGALSARNVRFDRSRYTADVEGTIEGVGQTIRISAIAMHYKLAIPAGSRAETDRALEFHPRGCPAHESVKDAIRITWDAEISEV, encoded by the coding sequence ATGTACGGCACCCTTGCCGGCGCGCTGTCAGCGCGCAACGTTCGCTTCGATCGCTCCCGCTACACGGCCGACGTCGAAGGCACGATCGAGGGCGTGGGCCAGACGATCCGCATCTCTGCCATCGCCATGCACTACAAGCTGGCGATCCCGGCCGGCAGCCGCGCCGAGACCGATCGGGCGCTGGAGTTTCACCCGCGCGGCTGCCCGGCGCACGAGAGCGTGAAGGACGCGATCCGCATCACCTGGGACGCCGAGATCAGCGAGGTCTGA
- a CDS encoding LLM class flavin-dependent oxidoreductase, whose amino-acid sequence MHVDLLLVPFGTTYPELRAAAVAAEAAGFGGVWTWDHLRVAEGGPGAVPEALTTLAGLAEATSRLQLGPLVLNVGTRHPGLLANMAATLQEISGGRFVLGLGAGGSRETPYAREYEQLGLPVEENPLRAARVAEAAQVLRLLWSGGTQSFAGEHYRLHNARGFMQPQPAPPIVIAGFGPRMARLAGRWGDGFNTQAGHPELPRLIELARAAHGASERASEPFEISVFAGLSERWLRAGSNERTRLEALGVGRIILLTQPPYPLPQIAEAGWLLAGG is encoded by the coding sequence ATGCACGTCGATCTGCTGCTGGTGCCGTTCGGCACAACGTATCCTGAGCTGCGCGCCGCGGCCGTGGCGGCAGAAGCTGCGGGCTTCGGCGGCGTCTGGACCTGGGATCACCTGCGCGTGGCCGAGGGCGGGCCGGGCGCCGTGCCCGAGGCGCTGACCACGCTCGCCGGGCTGGCGGAGGCGACTTCGCGCCTGCAACTGGGGCCGCTGGTGCTGAACGTGGGCACGCGGCACCCCGGTCTGCTGGCGAACATGGCGGCCACGCTGCAGGAGATCAGCGGCGGCCGCTTCGTGCTCGGCCTGGGCGCGGGCGGCAGCCGCGAGACACCCTACGCCCGTGAGTACGAGCAGCTCGGCCTGCCGGTGGAGGAGAATCCGCTGCGCGCGGCGCGCGTGGCCGAGGCGGCGCAGGTGCTGCGCCTGCTGTGGAGCGGCGGCACGCAGTCGTTCGCCGGCGAGCATTACCGGTTGCACAATGCCCGCGGCTTCATGCAGCCGCAACCGGCGCCGCCGATCGTGATCGCCGGCTTCGGGCCGCGCATGGCACGCCTCGCCGGGCGCTGGGGCGACGGCTTCAACACGCAGGCCGGCCACCCGGAGCTGCCGCGGCTGATCGAGCTCGCCCGCGCGGCCCATGGAGCAAGCGAACGCGCGAGTGAGCCGTTCGAGATCTCCGTCTTCGCGGGACTGAGCGAGCGCTGGCTGCGAGCCGGCAGCAACGAGCGCACACGGCTGGAGGCACTGGGCGTGGGGCGGATCATCCTGCTGACACAGCCACCCTACCCGCTGCCGCAAATCGCCGAGGCTGGCTGGCTGCTGGCCGGCGGGTGA
- a CDS encoding amidohydrolase, with translation MTSQPLPERADLIFSGGPVHTVNANNDVVEAVAVGGGRVLATGSAASVRALAGPGTRSVELTGRTVLPGLIDADAHFPGVGTAMSMIDCKAPGMQSIAALQEAVRERAARQPAGTWIRGRGYDQSRLAEQRHPNRDDWDAVAPAHPVIFTRTCGHITSVNSAALALAGLADGTPDPAGGRFDRTDGRLLGVCYETASAPIHNVSGLSREELREGLRRANAAYLAAGGTSVHDAAGLVGPAFVPCQDLVAAGEIGVRLYAFTTVNSKQHALIGMLNSGLHSGFGDERLRLGAFKVITDGSSSGPTAATREPYTSDSDDRGILYWSQDELDDLIGRAHRQGFQCTVHALGDRAIEQTLNAMARAQSEFPRDGLRHRIEHCGICPPDLQRRVAAQGIVPAIQPAFFWEFGDGYIRNYGQHRADTMFPARSLLGMGVRAAGSSDAPVTDYRPLFGIQQCLTRATMDGQVCGPNERVDLATAIRMYTINGAYASFEEAIKGSLEPGKLADLVVLGADLARVPVEQIRDTPVAMTVVGGAVVHEA, from the coding sequence CTGCCCGAGCGCGCCGACCTGATCTTCAGCGGCGGACCGGTGCACACCGTCAATGCGAACAACGACGTGGTCGAGGCCGTGGCCGTGGGTGGCGGTCGCGTGCTGGCCACCGGCAGCGCGGCGAGCGTGCGGGCGCTGGCGGGGCCGGGCACGCGCAGCGTGGAGCTGACCGGGCGCACGGTGCTGCCCGGCCTGATCGACGCGGACGCGCACTTCCCCGGCGTGGGCACGGCGATGTCGATGATCGATTGCAAGGCGCCGGGCATGCAGTCGATCGCGGCGCTGCAGGAAGCCGTGCGCGAACGTGCGGCGCGCCAGCCGGCCGGAACCTGGATTCGCGGCCGCGGCTACGACCAGTCGCGCCTGGCCGAGCAGCGCCACCCCAACCGAGACGACTGGGACGCCGTGGCCCCCGCGCACCCGGTGATCTTCACCCGCACGTGTGGCCACATCACCTCGGTGAACAGCGCGGCGCTGGCGCTGGCCGGCCTCGCGGACGGCACGCCCGACCCGGCCGGCGGCCGCTTCGACCGTACCGACGGCCGCTTGCTTGGCGTCTGCTACGAGACGGCCTCGGCTCCCATCCACAACGTCTCCGGCCTCTCGCGCGAAGAGCTGCGCGAGGGGCTGCGGCGCGCCAACGCGGCCTACCTGGCGGCGGGCGGCACCAGCGTGCACGACGCGGCCGGCCTCGTCGGGCCGGCCTTCGTGCCCTGCCAGGACCTCGTGGCCGCGGGCGAGATCGGCGTGCGGCTCTACGCCTTTACCACCGTGAACAGCAAGCAGCACGCGCTGATCGGCATGCTGAACAGCGGCCTGCACAGCGGCTTCGGCGACGAGCGGCTGCGGCTGGGCGCCTTCAAGGTGATCACCGACGGCTCCAGCAGCGGTCCCACGGCGGCCACTCGCGAGCCCTACACCTCCGACTCCGATGACCGCGGCATCCTCTACTGGAGCCAGGACGAGCTGGACGACCTGATCGGCCGCGCCCACCGCCAGGGCTTCCAGTGCACGGTGCACGCGCTCGGCGACCGCGCGATCGAGCAGACGTTGAACGCCATGGCCCGTGCCCAGAGCGAGTTTCCGCGTGACGGGCTGCGCCACCGCATCGAGCACTGCGGCATCTGCCCGCCCGATCTGCAGCGGCGCGTGGCGGCGCAGGGCATCGTGCCGGCGATCCAGCCCGCCTTCTTCTGGGAGTTCGGCGACGGCTACATCCGCAACTACGGCCAGCACCGCGCCGACACGATGTTCCCCGCCCGCAGCCTGCTCGGCATGGGCGTGCGGGCAGCGGGCAGCTCGGACGCGCCGGTGACCGACTACCGCCCGCTGTTCGGCATCCAGCAGTGCCTGACGCGGGCGACGATGGACGGCCAGGTCTGCGGCCCGAACGAGCGCGTGGACCTGGCCACCGCGATCCGCATGTACACGATCAACGGCGCCTACGCCTCGTTCGAGGAAGCGATCAAAGGCAGCCTCGAGCCGGGCAAGCTGGCCGACCTCGTCGTGCTGGGCGCAGACCTTGCCCGCGTGCCCGTCGAGCAGATCCGCGACACGCCCGTGGCGATGACCGTGGTCGGCGGCGCGGTGGTGCACGAGGCGTAG
- a CDS encoding patatin-like phospholipase family protein, with the protein MAGGRVALVLGAGGITGGAYQLGTLAALQECCGWEPASARAFIGTSAGSWIATLLASGRLLSTLPGAVLPPEPGRGRAPASSSTRDLYTPAPRIPSPFWWARPGGLLAESGLFSTEGMERRLRARLGEAAQRWPAQNLRLVAFDVQRRQRTVFGAAGSPRVTALQAVTASSAIPGVFRPVVIDGVPYLDGGIASTTNLDLAAEFAEEIDLVLCLAPMAGERAGEPPAPGAGIYGQMLTGALAAVASRQLEAEARQLRAAFPRLEIVIFRPNAADRRAMGVNAMSGRRREPSREQAHRSALAALERPELQAQLARGGIGPHPPSPSANPGRRDDPV; encoded by the coding sequence ATGGCCGGAGGGCGTGTGGCGCTGGTGCTGGGCGCGGGAGGCATCACGGGCGGCGCCTACCAGCTGGGCACGCTCGCGGCGCTGCAGGAATGCTGCGGCTGGGAGCCGGCCTCCGCCCGCGCCTTCATCGGCACCAGCGCCGGCTCGTGGATCGCGACGTTGCTGGCGAGCGGCCGCCTGCTGTCGACGTTGCCCGGCGCCGTGCTGCCGCCCGAGCCGGGGCGCGGCCGCGCCCCGGCGAGCAGCAGCACGCGCGATCTCTACACGCCAGCGCCGCGCATCCCCTCGCCCTTCTGGTGGGCGCGGCCGGGCGGCCTGCTGGCGGAGAGCGGCCTCTTCTCGACGGAGGGGATGGAGCGACGGCTGCGCGCCCGCCTGGGCGAGGCCGCGCAACGCTGGCCGGCGCAAAACCTGCGCCTCGTCGCCTTCGACGTGCAGAGGCGGCAGCGCACCGTCTTCGGCGCCGCCGGGTCGCCGCGTGTCACGGCGCTGCAGGCCGTCACCGCCTCGTCCGCCATTCCCGGCGTCTTCCGGCCCGTGGTGATCGATGGCGTGCCGTATCTGGACGGCGGCATCGCCTCGACCACGAACCTCGACCTCGCCGCCGAGTTCGCGGAGGAGATCGACCTGGTGCTCTGCCTGGCGCCGATGGCGGGCGAACGGGCCGGTGAGCCGCCGGCGCCCGGCGCCGGCATCTACGGGCAGATGCTGACCGGGGCGCTGGCGGCCGTGGCGAGCCGGCAGCTAGAGGCCGAGGCGCGGCAGCTGCGCGCCGCCTTTCCGCGCCTCGAGATCGTCATCTTCCGCCCGAACGCCGCCGACCGGCGGGCGATGGGCGTGAACGCCATGTCCGGCCGCCGCCGTGAGCCGTCACGCGAGCAGGCCCACCGCTCGGCGCTGGCGGCGCTGGAGCGGCCGGAGCTACAGGCACAACTGGCGCGCGGCGGCATCGGCCCTCATCCCCCGTCCCCTTCTGCCAATCCTGGGAGAAGGGACGATCCGGTGTAG
- a CDS encoding protein-disulfide reductase DsbD domain-containing protein yields MHEKRFLENYRERETGAALLEQAFGSESAAHGPEQRASGPGVAGRAYLDAPAYRLAQRRWLTVELQIGPGLHVFGRPIPGGYVPLELSVAPIEGITVGEVQATAPRPFQIAGLEEQFHVHEGRVVLRLPLTFQRRVEAESLPVRLRYQACSATDCLPPGTLELALPLVAENLVDLDR; encoded by the coding sequence GTGCACGAAAAGCGCTTTTTGGAGAACTACCGCGAGCGCGAGACCGGCGCGGCGTTGCTGGAGCAGGCGTTCGGCAGCGAGAGCGCGGCGCACGGCCCCGAACAGCGCGCGAGCGGCCCCGGCGTCGCCGGGCGCGCCTACCTGGATGCGCCCGCGTACCGCCTCGCACAACGGCGCTGGCTCACCGTCGAGTTGCAGATCGGACCCGGCCTGCACGTCTTCGGCCGGCCGATTCCAGGCGGTTACGTCCCGCTGGAGCTTTCGGTTGCGCCGATCGAGGGCATTACGGTCGGTGAGGTTCAGGCGACGGCGCCGCGGCCGTTTCAGATCGCGGGGCTGGAGGAGCAGTTCCACGTCCATGAGGGCCGCGTCGTGCTGCGGCTGCCGCTGACGTTCCAGCGCCGGGTCGAGGCGGAGTCCTTGCCGGTGCGCCTGCGCTACCAGGCGTGCAGCGCCACGGACTGCCTGCCGCCCGGCACGCTCGAACTGGCGCTGCCGCTCGTGGCCGAGAACCTCGTGGATTTGGACCGCTAA
- a CDS encoding TetR/AcrR family transcriptional regulator — MGRTSDARERLLQVAAQLIHARSYADVSVDDLCTAAGVNKGSFYYYFPAKRDLALAAVEAQWQQVRTTLLEPAFARDLPPLARFPRLFDLVAARHATRAEQSGCVLGCPFGNLALELSTRDEVVRAKLQEVFAGYCVYFETALAEAAAAGEIAPANVAPAAQAVLALLEGALLLAKTANDAGVVSRLGSQVVPLIRGAGGSSAFRANQSLPATAMREGGSPP; from the coding sequence ATGGGACGCACCAGTGACGCGCGGGAACGGCTGCTGCAGGTGGCGGCGCAGTTGATCCACGCCCGCAGCTACGCCGACGTGAGCGTGGACGACCTCTGCACCGCTGCCGGCGTGAACAAGGGCAGCTTCTATTACTACTTCCCCGCCAAGCGCGACCTGGCGCTGGCGGCGGTCGAGGCGCAGTGGCAGCAGGTGCGCACCACGCTGCTGGAACCGGCCTTCGCCCGCGATCTGCCGCCGCTGGCCCGCTTTCCACGCCTCTTCGATCTGGTGGCGGCGAGGCACGCGACGCGCGCCGAGCAGAGCGGCTGCGTGCTGGGCTGCCCCTTCGGCAACCTGGCGCTGGAGCTGAGCACGCGCGACGAGGTGGTCCGCGCCAAGCTGCAGGAGGTCTTCGCCGGCTACTGCGTCTACTTCGAGACGGCGCTGGCCGAGGCCGCGGCCGCGGGCGAGATCGCGCCGGCGAACGTGGCGCCGGCGGCGCAGGCCGTGCTCGCCCTGCTCGAAGGGGCGCTGCTGCTGGCGAAGACGGCGAACGACGCCGGCGTGGTCAGCCGCCTGGGGAGTCAGGTCGTACCGCTCATCCGCGGCGCCGGCGGCAGTTCGGCTTTCCGCGCGAACCAAAGCCTGCCGGCCACGGCCATGCGTGAAGGAGGATCGCCGCCATGA
- a CDS encoding WXG100 family type VII secretion target: MSQQAVVSPEALERFASSVRSFNNHLRESMTRLQGQFQALGDTWRDQEHSRFAAEFDQTMQVLQQFIKTADDQIPYLMRKAQKANEYLTQR, translated from the coding sequence ATGTCGCAGCAGGCGGTCGTCAGCCCCGAGGCGCTTGAGCGCTTCGCCAGCAGCGTGCGTTCCTTCAACAACCACCTGCGCGAGAGCATGACCCGCCTGCAGGGTCAGTTCCAGGCGCTGGGCGACACCTGGCGCGACCAGGAGCACTCCCGCTTCGCCGCCGAGTTCGACCAGACGATGCAGGTCTTGCAGCAGTTCATCAAGACCGCCGACGACCAGATCCCCTACCTGATGCGCAAGGCGCAGAAGGCGAACGAGTATCTGACCCAGCGCTAG
- a CDS encoding alpha/beta hydrolase, translated as MPESVVFVLVHSPLTGPDVWQPVAEALRARGAAAFVAGLRDDGAAGEPFWAREARAAARTLQALPPGERPLLVGHSGAGALLPLLREAADRPAGGYLFVDAGLPFAGSRLQAMAGESAEFAAQLRASLAAGERFPAWIDAQLAAIVPDAARRGALLAGLRPRGLDFFDEPLPVPRGWPDAPCGYLWFSPPYAASLAEARARGWPARELPAGHFHMLVDADAVAGALLALARELAGAG; from the coding sequence TTGCCCGAGAGCGTCGTGTTCGTGCTCGTGCACAGCCCGCTGACGGGGCCGGATGTCTGGCAGCCCGTGGCGGAGGCGCTGCGGGCGCGTGGCGCGGCGGCCTTCGTGGCCGGGCTGCGGGATGACGGCGCCGCGGGCGAGCCGTTCTGGGCGCGGGAGGCGCGTGCGGCGGCGCGGACGCTGCAGGCGTTGCCGCCGGGTGAGCGGCCGTTGCTGGTGGGTCACAGCGGCGCCGGGGCGCTGCTGCCGCTGCTGCGCGAGGCGGCGGACCGGCCGGCGGGCGGCTATCTGTTCGTGGATGCGGGGCTGCCGTTCGCCGGCAGCCGGCTGCAGGCGATGGCGGGCGAGTCGGCCGAGTTCGCCGCGCAACTGCGCGCCTCGCTGGCGGCGGGCGAACGCTTCCCGGCCTGGATCGATGCGCAGCTCGCGGCGATCGTGCCGGACGCCGCCCGCCGCGGCGCCCTGCTGGCCGGTCTGCGGCCGCGCGGCCTCGACTTCTTCGACGAGCCGTTGCCCGTGCCGCGCGGCTGGCCGGACGCGCCCTGCGGCTATCTCTGGTTCAGCCCGCCCTACGCAGCGTCATTGGCAGAGGCGCGCGCCCGCGGCTGGCCGGCGCGTGAGCTGCCTGCCGGCCACTTCCACATGCTGGTAGACGCCGACGCCGTGGCCGGAGCGCTGCTGGCGTTGGCACGAGAACTGGCCGGCGCGGGCTGA